The Mixophyes fleayi isolate aMixFle1 chromosome 1, aMixFle1.hap1, whole genome shotgun sequence genome includes a region encoding these proteins:
- the MRPL40 gene encoding large ribosomal subunit protein mL40 yields MNAAACNTLLHVCRQGSRSCPRWIWRRESHWQSSLLGLRTALPMRAEPKKKKKVDPKREQIVKERMKKKLKKLERIAPELIPIDDFTPSAKLLDESRIREPVQLSGEEQERRALLIKKWAFSKQQEHEVERRSVACLLESQRKALEELRLESEELYDAAVRCDRGVFPLESCGPCNSPPIPKYNPLDGKYNDITKVYTQQ; encoded by the exons ATGAACGCGGCCGCGTGTAACACACTGCTGCATGTGTGCAGGCAGGGCAGCAGGAGCTG CCCCCGTTGGATATGGAGACGTGAGAGTCACTGGCAATCTTCCCTGCTAGGCCTGCGCACAGCTCTTCCAATGAG GGCGGAacctaaaaagaagaaaaaggtgGACCCTAAACGAGAACAAATAGTAAAAGAGCGCATGAAGAAGAAACTTAAGAAGCTGGAACGTATCGCACCAGAACTTATTCCCATTGATGATTTCACACCATCTGCAAAGCTTTTGGATGAAAGCAG AATTCGGGAACCTGTTCAGCTCTCAGGAGAAGAACAAGAAAGACGAGCGCTGCTAATTAAAAAGTGGGCCTTCAGCAAGCAGCAGGAACATGAAGTAGAGCGGAGGAGTGTCGCGTGCCTCCTGGAGTCACAGAGGAAAGCACTGGAGGAGTTACGCCTGGAGTCAGAGGAGCTTTACGATGCAGCTGTACGCTGTGACCGAGGGGTATTTCCTCTGGAAAGCTGTGGACCGTGTAACAGCCCCCCTATACCTAAATACAATCCTCTTGATGGAAAGTATAATGACATAACCAAAGTATACACACAACAGTGA
- the C1H22orf39 gene encoding synaptic plasticity regulator PANTS isoform X1, protein MTSYPCQAAALESVPPRDCNDYWDEWKNCKSLKNRFHYYYTHGGKPACQQWKADYKVCKEWEKSRSQAAMEALLDSENTRQNERQKNNPVWTKRKQPPLDWHLPLDRDNPTKD, encoded by the exons atgacctcctaCCCTTGTCAGGCTGCTGCATTGGAGTCTGTG CCTCCCCGAGATTGTAATGACTACTGGGATGAATGGAAAAACTGCAAGAGCCTAAAGAACCGTTTCCATTACTATTATACCCACGGGGGAAAGCCAGCCTGTCAGCAGTGGAAAGCCGACTACAAGGTCTGTAAGGAATGggagaagagcaggagccaggcaGCCATG GAAGCTCTTTTAGATAGTGAGAACACAAGGCAAAACGAAAGACAGAAGAACAACCCAGTATGGACAAAGAGAAAGCAGCCCCCTTTAGATTGGCATCTGCCTTTGGACAGAGATAACCCAACCAAAGACTGA
- the C1H22orf39 gene encoding synaptic plasticity regulator PANTS isoform X2 — protein sequence MADIWRPPRDCNDYWDEWKNCKSLKNRFHYYYTHGGKPACQQWKADYKVCKEWEKSRSQAAMEALLDSENTRQNERQKNNPVWTKRKQPPLDWHLPLDRDNPTKD from the exons ATGGCTGACATCTGGAGG CCTCCCCGAGATTGTAATGACTACTGGGATGAATGGAAAAACTGCAAGAGCCTAAAGAACCGTTTCCATTACTATTATACCCACGGGGGAAAGCCAGCCTGTCAGCAGTGGAAAGCCGACTACAAGGTCTGTAAGGAATGggagaagagcaggagccaggcaGCCATG GAAGCTCTTTTAGATAGTGAGAACACAAGGCAAAACGAAAGACAGAAGAACAACCCAGTATGGACAAAGAGAAAGCAGCCCCCTTTAGATTGGCATCTGCCTTTGGACAGAGATAACCCAACCAAAGACTGA